CGACTATGCGCTGGCCGTGCTCGTGCACGCGTTGCGGCTACCCGCAGGTAGCGAGCTCGCTTTGTTCGCCATGGCCCGCAGCGTCGGCTGGATCGCCCATGCGAGCGAGCAGTTGCAGTTCGGGAAGTTGATCCGGCCAAGGGCAAGGTATGTCGGGCCTGCGCCGGGGAGGAGGAGTGGGTCTTAACCTCTCCCGCTTGCGGGAGAGCACAGGCCGCCCTTCGGCGGCCGTTCTCAAGAGACGCCGAGGCGGAGCCTCGGCTATGCCGAAGGCGCGGGTGAGGGCTCTCTCCTCTTGGGGGTTCTCGATTGGGGAAGCACCCTCTCCCCAACCCTCCCCCGCAAGCGGGGGAGGGAGCCCACCTCCGTCGCAGTTAGCAGTCAAAGGTAATCAGCCCCGCGGCTTCACCGTCGCGGCGCCAGCACCATTCCGCCGGCGATAGATCCACACCGCTATGCCCACCACGATCGCCACCGCCACCACCGTCAATATCCATATGTGCTTGAACGGATGCCCATGGTGCGGCACGCCGAAATATTGGTGGAAGGCCGACACCGCCAGCACGCCCGGCAGCACATGCGCCGGGGCCCAGACCAGGATCGCCGGGATATTCACGGCATAAAACCGTGCCGGCGCCATTCCGAGCGCGCCCGCCGTCACCGGCACGAAGGCGCGGATCGGCGGCACGAAGCGGGCGAAGAACACGGCCCAGGTGCCGAAGCGCTTGAAGAAGGTTTCGCTCTCGGCGACCACCCGCGGGTAATTGGTCAGCGGCCAGGCGGTGAGGATCTCGCGCTGGCGCCGGTGCCCGATCCAGTAGGCCGAGCCGTCGCCCAGCACGGCGCCGGCAGCGGCCGCCAGCAGAACCCATTGCAGCTTCA
This is a stretch of genomic DNA from Bradyrhizobium sp. CB2312. It encodes these proteins:
- a CDS encoding DedA family protein; the encoded protein is MTSFLDPLISFVSAHAWLGYLTLFLAALLEAVPVVGSVIPGSTIILALSALVPGGELKLQWVLLAAAAGAVLGDGSAYWIGHRRQREILTAWPLTNYPRVVAESETFFKRFGTWAVFFARFVPPIRAFVPVTAGALGMAPARFYAVNIPAILVWAPAHVLPGVLAVSAFHQYFGVPHHGHPFKHIWILTVVAVAIVVGIAVWIYRRRNGAGAATVKPRG